AACCCAGGAACAAACATCAAACCCATCACTCTTTCTACCTCCTCACTTCTCTTTTCATTCAAAGCCACCAAACCCTTTTCAACTCAACTCATTGTTGGAAAATTAATGATATTCCAAAAGTTCCAAGTCCCACAATTTCCACTTGTGCACCGTCCACTCCCttcaaaccttggaatttccaaATCTTGTTGACTGTGCATTCAACCTTGAAACTACAAAGCTTTAATTTTTACTCCCttcaaaccttggaatttccaaAGCTTGTTGATTGTGCATTCAACCTTGAAACTACAAAGCTTTAATTGTTATCACCCAAAATTAATGTGCAACTTACCTTGAAATTAACGGTTtttttggctatatatagaggataaATTTTACATTGTTGATCACTCTCATCTCCGCTCTTCTTTCCCTACCTTTGTCCAGTTCTTGAGCAATcacaatattattattatttctcacCAATTCTGTTACCCGATTACCCGGAGGAAGCTGTTTAATCCTGGGGAGGTGTTCTGGATATTCCGGGATAAAACCACAAGGACGGCGAATTGATTTTCGCGACTCAGCTTATTTTCTTGCAGGTTCAGCTCGTGACTCCGTTGCTGCTTCAAAGTCACTGCTCCGTGTCAAATATCCAACACTCATCAAACCCAGCAAACTCATTACTCCAACCTTCTCCCTTCTCTTTTCCTTCAAATCCTGCAAACCCAAGAACAAAAACTTCAAGCTTTCCAACCCAAATTGAATAAGAAAGATTTAAACTTGAAGCTTTTCAACCCAACAAACCCATTACTCCTTCTACCTCCCACTTCTCTTTCCCTTCAAACCCAGGAAAAACGTGGCTATGGATGCACCTTGTTGCTGCGATTTGACGAAATCGACGGTTTCCGGATTCAACGTTCTATCTCCGCGTACGAGCCCAACAACTTGGAGAAGTGAGTATTTTACCAGATCTGTTGGATCTATTAGTCTCTGGTGCCAAGTTTTTCCAGGTCTGGTTGCATAGAGAGGTGAGAGAATTTTGTTGGAGATCTTTCCAAGTTTTGGAGAACATTGAAATTTGTTGAGAAAATTGTTCCAGAACTGTGACTCTGTGAGGAAGCGTACGTGAGTGCATGAgagagaagttttttttttaaaaaataaatgttttttaattattcagaaaattgaaaaatgcttttttttaaataaaaattagaaaattacGGGTGACCTGCTCACCCCACCCTTGTGCACGTTTACACAAGTTTTTTCTTGTGTACGATAGGGGGACCAGTTCCGTATtatccgtattgaatacggaagtttaaggctatgtttgacatgtttagctgataagttagctgaaagttgaaaaactagctgaaagctgaaaagctagctgatagctgataagctagttgaaaagctatgtgattgaaacaaaagtgtttggtagaactaactgttaaacaagctgaaattgtaaaatgacataaaaggacatacttgtataattatttttatatttaacattactttattttcacattaataccaatatgatattaatattaaaattattatcactttaaatatttttattagctacagttatatatcatcttaaaaatataatatttatttttattaatataatatttataatacttgtggtgcgcagcggtgtggcggaaaccgcatacgtaagtgtgaggggaaaataagtttagtgtttttataaatatataagggtaatggtagaattttaataaaataataaggataaaaatgagaataaatttaataagctataagctttaagctataagctacctgagatagcttatagcttaaagctttaagctactaaaataagctccttcaccaaacacttttaaagagcttttaagctagtcaaataagctttaagctagtcaaataagctataagctagctgaaatgacatgtcaaacatagcctaaatcCCGAATTGAATAGAGTGAGATGTCAAACTCAATAGGTGGGGTGTCAAACCTAACTCCCAATGGTGAGGGTTCTCAAATCTTCCGCTCCCGGATTCTTGACTAAAGCCCTTCTTCGTACCATTTCACCCTTTGCTCCTCGTTACATCGATGGTACTAAAGTTCCCTTTGAGAAAATCCAGATTCCAACGAAATGGAAACAGAGAAAAAATGTGAGTCTTTCTCTTTGCCTTTCATTCTTTGCTAATTGATTCCCTTTCCATTTATTTATTATCTTGGACCTTTTTCATTTATAATTCTACATTCTATGCTGCTTTTCTTTGTTACCGTCTGGAAACATTGAATTATATTTTTCAACGTGCAATCGATGGGGTAAATTTTATTGCGTGCTAATCTTTCTGTTATGTTGTTGTTTATAATGATTAGAAATTTGATGGATATCTTGTTGGCAATGGTGAGGGAAACGCTCCTGGAATTGTTCTGCTTCAGGACTGGTTGGGTGTGGATTATCATGTCATAAATCATGCTTTGAGGATTTCTCGGCTTGGCCGTGGATTTAAAGTTCTTATTCCAGAGTAGGATACCTAATATTTCTTACACACCATgcaatgtcatatttatattggGAATTTAGATCACTGATGGGTTTGCTTTTGTCCCCAGTGTGTACGGAGGAAACCAAGCCCAATTGTTTAATGGTTATGATTGGGAAGGTGCTATGTTTAAAGTTCATTCTTCAGTTCAATGGCTTAAGACCAATGGTTCAAAAAAGGTTTGTCTCTTTTCATGGTTCAGATTGGTTGATGTGAATGTGATTTTTCTCAATAAAACAAATTTGCTAAACTGTCTTGGAAAGCCAAATATGTAAGTTGGATGTACTTCCAACTGGAAAACAAACTGACTCTTGGTGAGTTAGTGTGAATGCCAGTTTGGCCTACCTTAGTTTAGTACGCATTGCATATTCTAAAAGAATATGTTAGGATGGTTAAAGAAAAATGTGAATTGATATTTCATTGTAACAGGTTGGTGTAGCTGGCTTTTGTAAGGCTCTCGCTGTTACGAGCTCTTCCTTTTTTCCACCTATTGATGCTGTTGTAGCTTTCTATGGCATTCCTGGTTCCTTGCTTGCCAATTCCCATTGTCCTGTTCAGGCTCACTTTGGAGAGCTAGATGATCTTGTTGGCTTTTCGGATGTCACGGTATGTGTGCAGGACACGTTTCTGGTCATTTGTCTCTTGCTTGAATTCCCTTTAGTtagtttatttatatttatattaggcttaaatactctaggggtccctgaaattgtaccccgtatcaaaataagtccctgaaatttttttttccgattccggatccctggaattgtttttttaatcagaataagtccctacacATGTTTTTAGCCTATCTGGCAGATTTTTTGCTGACTCAACATTTACACATggctttttcatttattttaaatacacatggaataaaaataaaaaaaattaattaaatttaaatctaattaacctatctacctaaatctaattaaaccTAATTCCCAAAATCCCTAAATTAAAACCACTAACCGAAAttcccaaaccaaaccaaaatcCCTAAAATCAATCTTTTCACACAAAAATACTCTGGCCACCTGCACAGAGCAACAACCTCACCACGAAACTACCATAAAAGAGCATCTCTGCCAAGAGAAACACAGAATGTGAGATCGAGAAAGAAGAATGAAACAGAGATTGCGTGAGACACACAGTATGAGATCGAGAGAGAGTGAACAAAGACAAGCAGCGGCGGTGCGATTGGTCGCGTGGCTAAGGCTGTAACAGCAAGGAGCGACGACACTCATAGATTCTCTCTCGCTCTCAATGGCTGAAAGTTGGTTGCCGCTCTCTCTTGCTCTCCCCCGTTCTCTCTCAGTCTCCCAATTCAAAGCCAAATCTCAACCATCCAAACAAATCTCTGTTTTGCCTCAACAGATCTGATAGGAATTGATTCGATTTCAGATTTCGTTCATGTTGAAGATTTAGGGTTTCAGAAATTGGGGAAgtgggaaagaagaagatgaaggaggaggaagaagttgTGTTGTGTTTGTAGTGGGAGGTGCGGTGGAAGATGAAAACTAGAAAAGAGAGGGGTTTGAGAAGAGAGTGGTGGGGGTGATGGGCATctggagatggagatggagatgaagaGTGGAGAGAGAATCAGAGAACCCAACGCTAGTTTGTTTGTCTTCTGGTTTTTCATTCTCAATTCAACTATACTTGTGCTTGCATATGTTTGGTCCTAGGATTGTGTGTGAAAAGATTGACTTTGTTTGAGAATTAATGATTTCTGGGATTTTTtcagaattcatgaagaagatgaagttcatAAGAGGAGGTGATGAACATGATTAATTTCTGGGGATTCTGGGAAttaggttaattagatttaggtagATAGCTTAattagatttaaatttaattttttttttattccatgtgtatttaaaataaatgaaaaagccACGTGTAAATGTTGAGTCAGCAAAAAATCTGCCAGATAGGCTAAAAACATgtgtagggacttattctgattaaaaaaacaattccagggatccggaatcggaattttttttttcagggacttattttgatacggggtacaatttcagggacccctagagtatttaagcctttataTTAATATAGCTGCTATATTCTCCAATTCAATATCACTTCATTTTCTTGTTGGTGAGGGGGAGGAGCTTCCCTACCTTCCAAATCCTACTAGTTTCTGTCTAATTGGTATGCATTCTCTTTCCTCCAACAGATCTGTTTGTGCTTGTTAAAAAAACCTAATGATCAAGGCTTGGGAATGAGAAGTGAAAATCATTGTGTTTTTTGGTATGAAAAATGTATGAAGGACTTCTAAAGCCTAGTGATTGTTGGACTAAGACTGTAGTAatcattgtgtttttttttcttacactTTTGTCCATCCTTTTGCATTCATCTTCTAAAATTCTATATTGCTTCTATTTAGACCACTACCACCATTTgtatcacaaaaaaaatataattttcaaccatgcatatttattttctcaCAACTACAACCTTCAACAACTGAAATTATAACCTTATCCTTGTTATTTTCATTCTTCTCTCTATTTTTTATCTTCTTATTTTACCTTCAATACCCAGCAAAGAATGCCCTAAGTAAAGTGTAAGAAGTCTTGAAGCTTTTATAACACAGTCCCGCGGCCGCACGAGATATCTTTGAAAGGGAAAACTGTGAGAAGGGCCACCACCTAGTGAGCCTAGAATTTTACTTCTCAAGGAAACAATACCTCCATAGGCATTTAACCTTTCTATGGTTCTACCATTCCTAATTTGTCAATGCATATATGATGTGAAATACTTTAAATTTTCAATTCAAGTACTTTTGGTGATAACTAACCTCTTTATTTGTTCAGTTTTCTATTCTCGGGCTAGAAAATATTTGTTTGATTGGGGTAGGGAAAGAGTGAGGAAACACGTTGATGGTCTGAGCCTAAAGTTCTTAGATTCAAGAAACATCATCTTATGACATTGTTGGATGTCTCAGGCTGCGAAGAAATTGGAGGGGAAATTGAAGGAATCTCGAGTTCCACATGAGGTGCACATATATCTTGGCTACAGACACGCATTTATGAACGGATCTTCAAAAACAATCAAGAGGTGGAATGGCGCGGGATTGCCTGATGAATATGAAATTGCAGTTCAACTAGCCCGGTCTCGGCCAAATGAAGATGAAATTGCAGTTCAACTAGCCTGGTCTCGCTTCGAGACATGGATGACAAGGTTCTTGTGTAGTTAGATAATCTCGAAGGGGCCACAAACCTTTATTATTTGTTGTTGTGGTTGATGTTTCCTTTAAATTACATTGGAACCAATGCTGGATCCATTTGGTATTTGAGTAATTGGTCATAGAAGCGACCTTGTACTTAAAATCTTGTGGCTTTGGTTAACCTATCTTTGTATATTAATTTAAGTCTTGGCTTTCTAGAGAACTTTCTCAAccaataaaaatgcaaattgAAATAGAATTTTGCTTTCAGGCAATGTTATCACGTTCATATTTTTAATAAGCTAAAGAAATGTATTAAAAGGAAGTATAAAGAGTACACTAACCGGTAAAACACACAGAAGAAAGATACATGAGAAGGAATAAATAGAAGTAATCATAGCCATACCAGAAATAAAGCAGGAAATGGATAGACTAAGTTCCTCGCTATCCCCTCCTTAACATAAGCCTTGCAATTCGAGTAGCATGATAGCATGGAGAAACTTTCCCATCAGTCCTCACAAATCAACTTGTTATGTATCAAGAATACTCATATTCTGCCTGCTCTGTCCCAATATCAATTCCCATCAGAACGACCCCACCCCCTGTATCTTTATCTGCGTGTTTCAAAATACAACCAAAAGCAACATCAGGATTAAAATCCCTCAACTCAATCCAGCACATAAATCCTCCTAATCCCCTCTGTAACGGTCTCCCTTGCACgccatatttatttttaatcacAACAAAGCATCAAGAAAGCACCCAGTCACATAGCCATAACCTGAATTATACGTTCATGATCAAACAGTAGCAGTAAGAGTATAACCCGTTCATGTCAATTGTTGCAACGCATACAGCTAATTTTTGCTCAAATGATTGTTTATCAATTATCATCAACCATAATCATAACTATCATTGCCAATACCAGGGATGTACATGCCTGTAAGTGTGCAAATTAAAAGGTTCATGTGGCAATAGAAATGAACATATTATGTAAAGCAATGAAGCACTGTTTGGTATTCAAATACCACTACAAGCtacttttctttttcaactttctttccGATCCAATTGGCGACAATAGGGGTCAGGGCTACTGTGGGAGGAAACCTAATTGGAGATGCAGCTTTATGCGCAGCATATGCCAAAGCAAAGGTGCCAACCTTTTCTCCAGCCTCATTAGGTGAGATCCCTACCTGTAGTGATAAACACAATGTGTTATTAGTCTGTAGAGATTATTTTGTTTTAATCATATAAGAACAATCTAGTGGAGTAAAGATTGCTCATTAGGTTTTGTATAAGCATTTCACCTTCTGCAGTAAAGATTGGACATCAACTCCAGCATTGATTAATGCATAACAAAGAGTGAAAGAGATCAATGATAGAGTAATGGAGGTGGCTAGGTATGCTCCTCCATATTTTGCTAGCAGCTCCTTGGCTTGATCACCCTTCGATTTCTCTCCAGAATTACCATTTTCTTCCTCCTTTGAGCTGAAAATCTGGAAAAGCAGACAATTTTTATGTtagcaataataataaaaggTACTAATTCACTATTAAACTTCCCTTGAAGATCAAAATTCATTTAAACCCATCATTTGCTCCCCCAAAACTTTGGTAAAAAGGAGCCTACAATTCAGGGATGAATACAAGTAAATTCTTAATTTGACATGACTTCAACATTAAAACTTTGAACAAGTGACACATTTTGAAAACTTTACATTTAAGCTGAGAGTCTAAGACGAAACTACAAAAAGAAAGCAACCCCAATTCGATTTAACAAGCAACTGTAATAATTTTTCTCTCACTGATTCAAGAATAATTTGTTTCCAAGATTGTGCTGCTTTTCTCAACAGATTTATAGAGTAGGAAACAATACACACTTTGCATTTAAGCCAAGAAAGATAAGTAGCTTACTAACTAGCAATAAAAAGCCAATAACatcaaaataaaatcattcaaaaaATAACTTTTCTCCCTCTGATTCATGAAATTGGAACTTTATAGCAACCCCATGATCCTAATTAAGCCAAAACAgaagaaataaagaaaagggCACCTTCCATAGACCAGCTTCAAGGCCATACTTCTTTGTAACTTCCTCAGCTGAAGATGATGTCTGAGAAGAAGGGCTTTTGATTTCCTCTGTTTTCTCTCTAAGAGCTCTAACTCTGAAGCCCTTTACAAGGGGTTTGTGTGAGTGAATTGAAGCAAGATTGGAAACTGTGGCACTCTCCTTGCTCAGTAAAGAAGCACAAGAAGGTGATGGGAGAAGAAGAAATGTCGACATAGTTGGCCCCTCAGAGAACCTTGTACCCGAAACTCAAAGCATGTGTTGTTTGATGAGCAGAATTAAAAGCATGAAAAATGGAAAATCTCACGGTCACAGAAAGTTTGTGTGAGCTCACTTAAGCCagcaaagaaagaaagaagatagttgaagatgatgatgatagaaCAAAATATCCAACCCCAGCTTTTTATTTTGGTCCAATGGGAAAGTTCTCTTTGTCCCTTTCAATTTACAATGGGCTTCCAGAATTAGCCCAAGAAGAGGATGTAGAGTCCCTTTCGGTTTTTCGCACTTGAGTGGGAGATTggtgagaattcaagtgcggagttggagtcccacattagTTAAGTGTGGGTGAGgggaagactttataagagatgtgactcataaacctaatgccttaaggttttgggttaaggtaTGACAtcgagatctcttggtgtcttactcctcggcccatgggctcccctgtctcccccaacaattATATCACTCATTTTTCTCATTCTCTTTATTCTTAAGTCTTTCCAAAAGTGTGAAGAAAACTTAAtccaataaataaatttatggtCATTTTCCCCTCTCCTCCACTCACCTTACCTTGCACACCTCATggaaaagaaataaaacaaaaagaaatatgTGGTGATGGGAAGGGACATGTAGCAATCAATACAAGCACAACAATTACTAGGCCAGACATCTTTCTCCAATTTgctcattttattaatattttttgtacACCAATAATTTTAtctagtctttttttttttcaatattttataTAGTCTTACACTTCAACAGCTTGATGTTTAGGACCAACAGAAGAATCAATTAAAATCAAAATAGTTACAATGTCTGCCCAAAAAAAGGGCCCCAAATTGTAGAAAAAGCAAGAGAAAGAGGCCCAGCGGCAAAACAAAAGGGGATTGATGAAAACGGCTGGCAGTATGGCCCAAGGGATGAAGAGCCTAAgaccatctccaatgctagttcttatttcttagttctttgcactatttatgtgggcccgtattgccacatgtgtttaagcaactctcaagcaattttgctctaaccatgagttcttagttcttagttcttaccactattcatttggtctcaccaaccacattatttatactttttattttcataaaataataaaacaaaactcataaagttataaagtaatttggatgagagagaaataattaatattttaatctaaaaactcaaaaagcaaaacttcttatataagaactgagttcttatttttaagaactaaggagtccatgtcagcgCCTTCAAtagtaaagttcttagttcttagttcttaactccaaaataagaactaagaaccttgcattagagatgctctaaggGCTTCTAGAAGGTGCAAGGATAAGGATGTAACTTCAGCAAGGCAGGGGTACAATAGTGAATACACAAGGTTGCAAGGGTACAAGGGTAATTGCAAATTCTGAGAAACCCTAGCCCTATACGGCTATACGCCCTCCGTTCACAATTAGATGATGTATGTGGTCATATTTAATGAATCTAAAAAATAGATTTTTTCTTATAattgtgaccggagggtgtattgCCTACATTTATACCTCCGGATCCGAAGGAACCAACAGAAGTTACAGAACCCTAGCACCCGGCCGCCACCTCCTCTTCCTTTTCTCTTTCCCTTCCCATCAGTGTTGTTTACATTCTTTTCccatttttattgttatttataTAACCTTACTTCATTATAAATTTTctctttattaattatattttataatgatATCTTCCACCCTTATCGAAtttattgagtttttttttttcattatgaaaatcaataaaaatatatatttttatgattcatggatttttttttacgaAATAAGACATCTACTTCTTctttgttttgtgtttttttatttatttacttttttttaagcACAGACCTGGTTCATTTTTTCCTCCGTGCTTTTGCTGTGAGCGATCAAGTCTAAACCCCCTCCAAACGATGAGTTTGTCATGACCAATCTCAAGAACGATACAGACTTTGAATAAATGAGCGACGGCGACGTCATGAGATGCTCAACACTGGGAGGAAATTTCAGATACAAAAACATAAGTCTTAGTTGCTAGCTCTTGACTAAATTAAGCGACGAAAATATTCCCTCACCAAATCTATCTTTTGCAGGTTTAGCGCGATAGAGGTACATTAAGCGGCGATGAAAATATTTCTTTCATGAGTATGCATTATAATGCCAACAAGGGATAATTAATTAGTTGGAAAATATATAATTCTTATGAAGGTCTctcaataaataaaattgtttaaGATTCATGGATGTGcattttttgaaatttgaataacAAGTTAAATTATGCCATTACCGAGTGCATTTGGTAGGTTTAGGGGTGAAAATAGGCCAGGTCAGGCCAGGCTTTGCATAAATAGGCCAGGCCTACTTCAAAATTTTAAGGCCTTAGCCTGGCCTATTATCTATCATAGGCTTTTTTTTTCCTGGCGTGACTGTGATTTCTTCGGGGCATTTATCACTCTTTTAGGTTCAGTAGGGTTTTTATTGGTTGCAGCTTCCAGTTATCTTCATAAGAATTTTTTATCTTTCATTTCGTCTGAGTTTGATTCCGAGCTAATTCGTTTTTTGCCACAAGGGGCTACGATAACTGTTTATGGGACCGCGGGTCTATTTGTTAGTTTGTTTTTGTGGCTTACCATTTTTTGGAATGTGGGCAGTGGTTATGATCTTTTCGATAAAAAAAGAGGAAAGTAAACCAGTTTATATTAGTATCAGTTGCAATTTGCCTGCTATTCCTCATCCTACTTTTAGTCGTGAGCCCGTTCCCTTCTCACTTTCTCCTAGGTTGAGTAATCAGATGCTATTTACAAAAAGTACTCTTCACGTGGTCTGGTAGCCTATTTAATAGCCTATTTCAGAATAAATTTTATACAAATATGACCAtcccattttttatttatttatgtaattctgcAACAATATAAACCACCTCACAAAATAAGATAGCATCCCAATGGTGAACAACAGCACTTTACAATTCTTTATGAAGACACAATCAACAAAATAAGTGAACCAACATCAAGTACCAACATTGAACAACCTCATTTTTGTACAGCAGCAACATACAATCCAACAGAAGCACAATTCAAGCACAAAATGCAACACAATATATTAGAAATTTAGCTTCTTTCCTGTCATAATAAACTTGAAAgatcataaaatattaataaagcTTCAAAGGTTCCAAAACCAGAATAAGAAAATAACCACCTGCTGCACCAACACGAGCATGACAACAGAATCATAACTAAAGAAGTCCAAAAGGAAACTAAAACAATAATAGAGTCACAACTCACAAACAGACACAATACTTAATATAGTTGACAACACAAATAACATCAAAACAATCTCAATAAAATAACATCACATCTTCATATTGATCTACTTGTTTCCTTCATAACCAGCCTCATtttcaagaatgacatcattGCATCAGATCTTCAAGTTGATCACCGCATGTCTTTCATCCACcttcaa
This portion of the Lotus japonicus ecotype B-129 chromosome 3, LjGifu_v1.2 genome encodes:
- the LOC130747105 gene encoding uncharacterized protein LOC130747105, with amino-acid sequence MVRVLKSSAPGFLTKALLRTISPFAPRYIDGTKVPFEKIQIPTKWKQRKNKFDGYLVGNGEGNAPGIVLLQDWLGVDYHVINHALRISRLGRGFKVLIPDVYGGNQAQLFNGYDWEGAMFKVHSSVQWLKTNGSKKVGVAGFCKALAVTSSSFFPPIDAVVAFYGIPGSLLANSHCPVQAHFGELDDLVGFSDVTAAKKLEGKLKESRVPHEVHIYLGYRHAFMNGSSKTIKRWNGAGLPDEYEIAVQLARSRPNEDEIAVQLAWSRFETWMTRFLCS
- the LOC130747107 gene encoding uncharacterized protein LOC130747107; the encoded protein is MSTFLLLPSPSCASLLSKESATVSNLASIHSHKPLVKGFRVRALREKTEEIKSPSSQTSSSAEEVTKKYGLEAGLWKIFSSKEEENGNSGEKSKGDQAKELLAKYGGAYLATSITLSLISFTLCYALINAGVDVQSLLQKVGISPNEAGEKVGTFALAYAAHKAASPIRFPPTVALTPIVANWIGKKVEKEK